From a region of the bacterium genome:
- the aat gene encoding leucyl/phenylalanyl-tRNA--protein transferase — MTILRFPPLETASPEGLLAIGGDLEVSSLKLAYENGVFPWPTEDYPLLWFAPPQRAVLKFSDLRVPKRMRRELGGKEFYFDIDRNFESVIVHCAASLTRKSIGTWITPWIVEAYLRFHQAGFAHSFECYDSDGDLVGGLYGVAIGGMFAGESMFFLSSGASKATLLYAVETLQARGARWMDIQMLTPLLQRMGAREIPREEFMALLSAALAAPPLFPPFEKGGPGGI, encoded by the coding sequence CGGCAAGCCCCGAAGGGCTGCTCGCCATCGGAGGCGACTTGGAAGTGTCTTCGCTGAAACTGGCCTATGAAAACGGGGTCTTCCCCTGGCCGACCGAGGACTATCCCCTGCTCTGGTTCGCGCCACCGCAACGGGCGGTGCTGAAGTTCAGCGATCTGCGGGTGCCCAAACGGATGCGGCGGGAATTGGGCGGCAAGGAGTTCTACTTCGACATCGACCGGAACTTCGAGTCGGTCATCGTCCATTGCGCCGCCAGCCTGACTCGAAAAAGCATCGGCACCTGGATCACCCCTTGGATCGTCGAGGCCTATCTTCGCTTCCACCAAGCCGGTTTCGCCCATAGCTTCGAATGTTACGACTCGGACGGCGACTTGGTCGGGGGACTCTACGGCGTGGCGATCGGCGGCATGTTCGCCGGTGAAAGCATGTTCTTCCTATCTTCGGGCGCCTCCAAGGCCACTCTGCTCTACGCCGTCGAAACTCTCCAAGCCCGGGGCGCCCGCTGGATGGACATTCAGATGCTGACCCCGCTGCTCCAGCGAATGGGCGCCCGGGAAATCCCCCGCGAAGAGTTCATGGCCCTGCTGAGCGCGGCGCTCGCCGCCCCGCCGCTTTTTCCCCCCTTTGAAAAAGGGGGGCCAGGGGGGATTTGA